A part of Carassius carassius chromosome 4, fCarCar2.1, whole genome shotgun sequence genomic DNA contains:
- the si:dkey-251i10.3 gene encoding U3 small nucleolar RNA-associated protein 14 homolog A, whose amino-acid sequence MAADEEELSINDQAISASEDEEGSDDERKHKKLLEAISSMGGRKRKKQNERSEASVQVSEYFVNAEGTGDKVNLSDLLGTVEKTSGASNKTKKQLRNLQSSKGTLELPLNKQQTEKIQRGIAYEKTTTEVSCWKNIILQNQKAEQMVFPLNQESSAPRRVEQVVAGWKVQTPLEQEIFRLLHGNSQPVNDPVLTPVEEQSLKAMSLEEAKIRRAELQKARALQSYYEAKAKRTKKIKSKKFHKVQNKAKRKDFLKQFDEMVKTNPEGALEELKKMELSRMEERMSLKHQNSGKWAKSKAIMAKYDDSARKAMQEQLQMNKDLTQKIVVPSDDEHESVEEELETVPDFMNDPEPVIDPVNPWMRGQLTHEEPEVSCVPSEDVQAAGEENEEEEELIGAFERKRKLRQADEEDLIPAEEEQPASEVVEASDEEEDDDDDEDEEEDVSEFNTLFRLMRSEKTLECSNQTREGLNTEDEEGLLNEGQIRVRNIEDLEVLDEVVDGRPVEEPSGTPSAAAEATSEAPLKKRREISLKEVLTKEAKAVKVPFLPTVVDEEERDEQISIIKEAFAGDDVISDFIKDKSKQEASGRPEVVDLTLPGWGEWGGVGLKPSRWKRKRFRIQMAPPPPRQDQKLPDVIISEKRNSSVASHQVSHLPFPFQNTAQFESTIRTPIGPTWNTQSVVKSMTKPKVITQMGAIIEPMVKEDYIKHKSTAPGGKGPAIMLGGNRRAREGTKQSSEKRRGRRSQKRKKSQA is encoded by the exons atggCTGCTGATGAAGAGGAGCTGTCCATCAATGATCAGGCCATCAGTGCCAGTGAAGATGAG gAGGGCAGTGATGATGAGCGAAAACACAAGAAGCTGCTGGAAGCCATCAGTTCAATGGGTGGAAGAAAGAG GAAAAAGCAGAATGAGCGCTCTGAAGCAAGCGTGCAGGTCTCCGAGTACTTCGTTAATGCCGAGG GTACAGGAGACAAAGTCAACCTCTCTGACCTCCTGGGAACTGTGGAGAAGACCTCAGGAGCCTCCAACAAGACCAAGAAACAGCTGAGGAACCTGCAGAGCAGTAAAGGGACTTTGGAGCTGCCTCTCAACAAGCAGCAAACAGAGAAG ATTCAGAGAGGTATAGCATATGAGAAGACCACCACAGAGGTGTCGTGCTGGAAGAACATCATACTGCAGAACCAGAAGGCCGAACAAATGGTGTTTCCTCTGAACCAGGAGTCCTCCGCACCTAGACGTGTGGAGCAGGTGGTGGCTGGATGGAAG GTTCAAACTCCTCTCGAACAAGAGATTTTCCGACTCTTGCACGGGAACAGCCAGCCTGTCAATGACCCTGTTTTGACTCCTGTAGAGGAGCAGTCGCTTAAAGCCATGAGCTTGGAGGAG GCTAAGATTCGTCGCGCTGAGCTTCAAAAGGCAAGAGCGCTGCAGTCGTACTACGAGGCAAAAGCCAAAAGAACCAAGAAAATCAAGAGCAAAAA GTTCCACAAGGTTCAGAATAAAGCCAAGCGTAAGGATTTCCTGAAGCAGTTTGATGAGATGGTAAAGACGAATCCTGAAGGAGCTCTGGAAGAGCTAAAAAAGATGGAGCTGTCCAGGATGGAG GAGAGGATGTCTCTGAAGCATCAGAACAGTGGCAAGTGGGCAAAATCAAAGGCCATCATGGCCAAATATGATGATTCG GCACGCAAAGCAATGCAGGAGCAGCTGCAGATGAATAAAGATCTTACCCAGAAGATCGTGGTGCCCTCTGATGACGAACACGAGAGTGTCGAGGAAGAGTTGGAGACGGTTCCTGACTTCATGAACGACCCTGAGCCAGTCATTGACCCGGTCAACCCCTGGATGAGAGGCCAGCTTACACACGAAGAGCCCGAGGTCAGCTGTGTCCCATCTGAGGATGTGCAGGCCGCAGGAGAGGAgaacgaggaggaggaggaactCATCGGAGCGTTTGAGAGGAAGAGGAAGCTGAGGCAAGCTGATGAAGAGGACTTGATTCCTGCAGAAGAAGAGC AACCAGCGAGCGAGGTGGTTGAGGCTTCTGACgaagaggaggatgatgatgatgatgaagacgaggaagaggACGTTTCTGAGTTCAACACCCTGTTCAGGCTCATGAGGAGTGAGAAGACGCTTGAGTGTTCAAACCAGACACGAGAAGGGTTGAACACAGAAGATGAGGAGGGACTTCTGAACGAAGGACAGATTCGCGTCAGGAATATAGAAGACCTGGAGGTTTTAGACGAGGTTGTCGACGGCCGACCCGTTGAGGAGCCGTCAGGAACACCGAGCGCTGCGGCGGAGGCCACTTCTGAGGCGCCTCTTAAAAAGAGAAGGGAAATCAGCCTCAAAGAAGTCCTCACCAAAGAAGCCAAAGCCGTCAAAGTACCCTTTTTGCCCACAGTGGTTGATGAGGAA gagcgTGATGAACAGATCTCCATCATCAAGGAGGCGTTTGCCGGGGATGATGTGATTTCTGATTTCATAAAGGACAAAAGCAAACAGGAAGCGTCCGGGAGGCCAGAAGTGGTGGACCTGACTCTGCCGGGCTGGGGAGAATGGGGAGGAGTCGGGCTCAAACCCTCGCGCTGGAAACGCAAGAG ATTTAGGATACAGATGGCCCCACCTCCTCCACGACAAGACCAGAAACTGCCGGATGTCATCATATCAGAGAAAAGAAACTCATCGGTGGCTTCTCATCAG GTCAGTCATCTGCCGTTCCCTTTTCAAAACACTGCACAGTTTGAGTCCACCATCCGGACTCCCATCGGGCCGACGTGGAACACACAGAGTGTTGTGAAGAGTATGACGAAACCCAAAGTTATCACTCAAATGGGTGCAATCATTGAGCCTATGGTCAAAGAGGACTACATAAAGCACAAGAGCACAGCTCCAGGGGGTAAAGGACCAGCGATCATGCTGGGGGGAAACAGACGGGCGAGAGAGGGCACAAAGCAGTCTTCAGAAAAGCGTCGAGGAAGAAGATCCCAGAAGAGGAAAAAGTCACAGGCGTGA